One region of Oxalobacteraceae bacterium OTU3CAMAD1 genomic DNA includes:
- a CDS encoding Gfo/Idh/MocA family oxidoreductase → MTQVIRWGILGTGKIAKAFATALQDTPGAKLAAIGSRSVDSATKFGAEFGAERFHGSYQALADDPEVDVIYIGTPHPMHHENALMCLNGGKAVLVEKSFTMNRRQAEDIIARAREKKLFVMEAMWTRFMPAVVEAKRIVDSGEIGKPAHVAADFGFTSDAGPEHRLFNPELGGGALLDLGIYPLSMSSFFLGTVTGVKAQAEMAPTGVDMQTAFTLTHEGGGVSACACSLRSRTPTELTVSGTKGFVRLSDRFHNTETITVTLVDGASRSERTMTIARSGNGYTHEAQEVGRCIREGLIESPIMPHQETLNIMGTLDSIRQQIGLRYSADE, encoded by the coding sequence ATGACGCAGGTAATTCGCTGGGGCATACTCGGAACGGGCAAAATCGCCAAGGCCTTCGCCACCGCATTGCAGGATACGCCGGGCGCAAAACTCGCGGCCATTGGTTCACGCTCCGTAGATAGCGCTACCAAATTCGGCGCGGAGTTCGGCGCCGAGCGTTTCCACGGCAGCTATCAGGCGCTGGCCGACGATCCGGAGGTCGATGTCATCTATATCGGCACGCCGCACCCGATGCACCACGAGAACGCGCTGATGTGCCTGAACGGCGGCAAGGCGGTGCTGGTGGAGAAGTCGTTCACGATGAACCGCCGCCAGGCCGAGGACATCATCGCGCGGGCGCGCGAGAAAAAACTGTTCGTCATGGAGGCGATGTGGACACGCTTCATGCCGGCCGTGGTCGAGGCCAAGCGCATCGTCGACAGCGGCGAGATCGGCAAGCCGGCGCATGTCGCCGCCGATTTCGGCTTCACGTCCGACGCGGGGCCGGAGCACCGCCTCTTTAATCCTGAACTGGGCGGCGGCGCGCTGCTGGACCTGGGCATCTATCCGCTGTCGATGTCGTCGTTCTTCCTCGGCACCGTCACCGGCGTGAAGGCGCAGGCCGAGATGGCGCCGACCGGCGTCGATATGCAGACCGCGTTCACGCTCACGCACGAAGGCGGCGGCGTGTCGGCCTGCGCGTGCAGCCTGCGTTCGCGCACGCCGACCGAGTTGACGGTCTCCGGCACCAAGGGCTTTGTGCGCCTGAGCGACCGTTTTCACAACACCGAAACCATCACCGTCACCCTGGTCGACGGCGCCTCGCGCAGCGAGCGCACGATGACGATCGCCCGCAGCGGCAACGGCTACACCCACGAAGCACAGGAAGTGGGCCGCTGCATCCGTGAAGGGCTGATCGAAAGCCCGATCATGCCGCACCAGGAAACGCTCAACATCATGGGCACGCTGGACTCGATCCGCCAGCAAATCGGTCTCCGTTACAGCGCCGACGAATAA
- a CDS encoding amino acid ABC transporter substrate-binding protein — protein MSLPRVLYRFAIVAASAVFATGPAAAQEAGGTLAKIKRTGTITLGVRDGSIPFSYLDDKQQYQGYSVDLCLKAVAAIEKNLGLSGLKVVMNPVTAANRIPLMANGTIDLECGSTTNNAERQKQVAFAPTMFVISNRLLVKKASNIRSLADMKGKTLVATAGTTTLKQMTMLNNERKLGMTIAVGKDHPESFLMLETGRAAAEANDDILLASQVATARNPAEYTILPEALSVEPYAIMMRRGDPAFKAVVDAALTQFYQSPEFSKTYDKWFMSAIPPRGINLNFPMPATLKAVAAKPTDSPDPAAYAVTAAPAPAQKTDAKK, from the coding sequence ATGTCGTTACCGCGAGTGCTCTATCGTTTTGCCATTGTCGCCGCCAGCGCGGTCTTCGCCACCGGCCCGGCCGCCGCCCAGGAAGCCGGCGGCACGCTGGCCAAGATCAAGCGCACCGGCACCATCACGCTCGGTGTGCGCGACGGCTCCATTCCCTTCTCCTACCTCGACGACAAGCAGCAGTACCAGGGCTATTCGGTCGACCTGTGCCTGAAGGCGGTGGCGGCGATCGAGAAGAACCTGGGTCTTTCCGGCCTGAAGGTGGTGATGAATCCCGTCACCGCCGCCAACCGCATCCCGCTCATGGCCAACGGCACCATCGATCTCGAATGCGGCTCGACCACCAACAACGCCGAGCGGCAGAAGCAGGTGGCGTTCGCGCCCACCATGTTCGTCATCTCCAACCGGCTGCTGGTCAAGAAGGCGTCGAACATCCGCAGCCTGGCCGACATGAAGGGCAAGACCCTGGTCGCCACCGCCGGCACCACCACCCTCAAGCAGATGACGATGTTGAACAACGAGCGCAAACTGGGCATGACCATCGCCGTCGGCAAGGACCATCCCGAATCGTTCCTGATGCTGGAGACCGGGCGCGCCGCCGCCGAGGCCAACGACGACATCCTGCTGGCCAGCCAGGTCGCCACCGCGCGCAATCCGGCCGAGTACACCATCCTGCCGGAGGCGTTGTCGGTCGAACCGTACGCGATCATGATGCGGCGCGGCGATCCGGCCTTCAAGGCGGTGGTCGACGCGGCGCTGACGCAGTTCTACCAATCGCCGGAATTCTCCAAGACCTACGACAAGTGGTTCATGAGCGCCATCCCGCCGCGCGGCATCAACCTGAACTTCCCGATGCCGGCCACGCTGAAGGCGGTCGCCGCCAAGCCGACCGATTCGCCCGATCCGGCGGCTTATGCCGTCACGGCGGCGCCGGCGCCCGCCCAGAAGACCGACGCCAAGAAATAA
- a CDS encoding amino acid ABC transporter ATP-binding protein, with protein MIAINNLSKWYGQFQVLAECTTSVSKGDVMVICGPSGSGKSTLIKTVNGLEPFQQGEIVVDGISVGAKGTDLPKLRARIGMVFQNFELFPHLSVRQNLTLGQVKVLGRSEDEANARGLQYLDRVGLLSQQDKYPNQLSGGQQQRVAIARALSMDPIAMLFDEPTSALDPEMINEVLDVMVGLAQEGMTMMVVTHEMGFARKVANRVVFMDKGRILEDCTKDEFFGAPRSERARDFLARIIH; from the coding sequence ATGATAGCGATAAATAATCTGAGCAAATGGTATGGCCAGTTCCAGGTATTGGCCGAATGCACCACCAGCGTCTCCAAAGGCGACGTGATGGTCATTTGCGGGCCGTCCGGTTCGGGCAAGTCGACCTTGATCAAGACCGTCAACGGCCTCGAGCCGTTTCAACAGGGCGAAATCGTCGTCGACGGCATCTCCGTCGGCGCCAAGGGCACCGACCTGCCCAAGCTGCGCGCGCGCATCGGCATGGTGTTCCAGAATTTCGAGCTGTTCCCGCATCTGTCGGTGCGCCAGAACCTGACCCTGGGCCAGGTCAAGGTGCTGGGCCGCAGCGAGGACGAGGCCAACGCGCGCGGCCTGCAGTACCTGGACCGGGTCGGCCTGCTGTCGCAGCAGGACAAATATCCGAACCAGCTGTCCGGCGGCCAGCAGCAGCGCGTGGCCATCGCCCGCGCGTTGTCGATGGACCCGATCGCGATGCTGTTCGACGAGCCCACCTCCGCGCTGGACCCGGAGATGATTAACGAGGTGCTCGACGTGATGGTCGGCCTGGCGCAAGAGGGCATGACGATGATGGTGGTCACGCACGAAATGGGATTCGCCAGGAAGGTGGCCAACCGGGTCGTCTTCATGGACAAGGGGCGGATACTGGAGGACTGCACCAAGGATGAATTCTTCGGCGCGCCGCGTTCCGAGCGCGCCCGCGATTTCCTGGCGCGGATTATCCACTAG
- a CDS encoding NADP-dependent oxidoreductase, with product MHAYGGPEVLGWDEVPVPQPGEGEVLVRVTAAGVNGLDWKIRDGLVQDAFPLPLPATLGIELAGEVAAVGAGVKGYAIGDRVHGALGALGAYAGHVVVGAAKLARIPAAIDDATAAAIPVASLTAWQSLFEAGQLQRGETVLIHGGAGAIGSFAVQFAKQAGARVIVTARSQNADLLKRLGADEVVDYRNVRFEDVLNNVDLVLDLVGGETLARSWQVLSPKGRIFTTAAPEIAAQLSEGRRGGWFRMRADGAQLAEIAAKVAAGDLTVVIDEVVTAEQAGDAIERNKQGHGAGRTVIRL from the coding sequence GTGCACGCGTATGGAGGCCCGGAGGTTTTGGGATGGGACGAAGTGCCGGTGCCGCAGCCGGGGGAGGGCGAGGTGCTGGTGCGCGTGACCGCCGCCGGTGTCAACGGCCTCGATTGGAAAATTCGCGACGGCTTGGTGCAGGACGCTTTTCCATTGCCGTTGCCGGCCACGCTGGGCATTGAACTGGCCGGCGAGGTTGCCGCTGTCGGTGCGGGCGTGAAAGGCTACGCCATCGGCGACCGTGTGCACGGCGCGCTCGGCGCGTTGGGAGCGTATGCCGGCCATGTGGTGGTCGGCGCCGCCAAGCTGGCGCGGATTCCGGCGGCCATCGACGATGCCACCGCCGCCGCCATCCCGGTCGCATCGCTGACGGCCTGGCAGTCGCTGTTCGAAGCGGGTCAACTTCAGCGCGGCGAGACGGTGCTGATCCACGGCGGTGCCGGCGCCATTGGCAGTTTCGCCGTGCAGTTCGCCAAGCAGGCCGGCGCCCGCGTGATTGTCACCGCACGCAGCCAGAATGCAGATCTATTGAAGCGCCTTGGCGCCGACGAGGTGGTCGACTATCGGAACGTCCGCTTCGAGGACGTGCTCAACAACGTCGACTTGGTGCTCGATCTGGTCGGCGGTGAGACCTTGGCCCGCTCCTGGCAAGTGCTGTCGCCGAAGGGCCGCATTTTCACCACGGCGGCGCCGGAGATCGCGGCGCAATTGTCGGAGGGAAGGCGCGGCGGCTGGTTCCGCATGCGTGCGGACGGCGCCCAGTTGGCCGAGATCGCGGCCAAAGTCGCCGCTGGCGATCTCACCGTGGTGATCGACGAAGTCGTGACGGCGGAGCAGGCCGGCGATGCCATCGAGCGCAACAAACAAGGCCACGGCGCCGGCAGGACGGTGATCCGACTCTGA
- a CDS encoding amino acid ABC transporter permease has protein sequence MNYQWNWNIFWEMSPDGVQTYWDTLLSGLAWTMATALAGWVIALALGFAVGAMRTLPNRWLRMVGTGYVELFRNVPLLVQMFLWFFVMPELLPQAGGDWLKSLPNAPFVTAVLCLGFFTSARVAVQVTAGIEALAGGQRLAALALGLDLPQTYRFVLLPLAVRMILPPLTSEFLNIIKNSSVALTIGLMELTASARAIQEFSFQVFEAFTAATLIYVVVNLVVIAAMRWLEHRLALPGTLGGR, from the coding sequence ATGAACTACCAATGGAACTGGAACATCTTCTGGGAGATGTCGCCGGACGGCGTGCAAACGTACTGGGACACGCTGCTTTCCGGCCTGGCCTGGACGATGGCGACGGCGCTGGCCGGCTGGGTGATCGCGCTGGCGCTGGGCTTCGCCGTCGGCGCCATGCGCACCTTGCCCAACCGCTGGCTGCGGATGGTGGGCACCGGCTACGTCGAGCTATTCCGCAACGTGCCTTTGCTGGTGCAGATGTTCCTGTGGTTCTTCGTGATGCCGGAGCTGCTGCCGCAGGCCGGCGGCGACTGGCTCAAGTCCCTGCCCAACGCGCCCTTCGTGACGGCGGTGCTGTGCCTCGGTTTCTTCACGTCGGCGCGGGTGGCGGTGCAGGTCACCGCCGGCATCGAGGCGCTGGCAGGCGGTCAGCGCCTGGCCGCGCTGGCGCTGGGCCTCGACCTGCCGCAAACCTACCGTTTCGTGCTGCTGCCGCTGGCGGTGCGCATGATCCTGCCGCCGCTGACCAGCGAATTCCTCAACATCATCAAGAACAGTTCCGTGGCGCTGACCATCGGCTTGATGGAGCTGACCGCCAGCGCCCGCGCCATCCAGGAGTTTTCCTTCCAGGTGTTTGAAGCCTTCACCGCCGCCACGCTGATTTATGTCGTGGTCAACCTGGTGGTGATCGCGGCCATGCGCTGGCTGGAGCACCGCCTCGCGCTGCCCGGCACCCTGGGAGGCCGCTGA
- a CDS encoding amino acid ABC transporter permease yields MFAQFDFSVIANSWVYLFQVGMAFTLELTVLSMIGGVALGTLLALGRMSSFKPLALVAAAYVNLIRAVPLVLVIFWFYFLVPYMAAWVIGAQEPVKVGTFWSALITFTLFQAAYYCEIMRGGIQAIPRGQVLAAQALGLSYWQTMGRIVLPQAFRNMLPVLLTQTIVLFQDVSLVYVLSVPDFVGAASKVAQRDGRLVEMYTFVALVYFVLCCLLSWLARQLHKRVAIVR; encoded by the coding sequence ATGTTCGCCCAATTCGACTTCAGCGTCATCGCCAACTCGTGGGTCTACCTGTTCCAGGTCGGCATGGCGTTCACCTTGGAGCTGACGGTGCTGTCGATGATCGGCGGCGTGGCGCTGGGCACCTTGCTGGCGCTGGGGCGCATGTCCAGCTTCAAGCCGCTGGCGCTGGTGGCCGCCGCCTACGTCAACCTGATACGCGCGGTGCCGCTGGTGTTGGTGATCTTCTGGTTCTACTTCCTGGTGCCGTACATGGCCGCGTGGGTGATCGGCGCGCAGGAGCCGGTCAAGGTCGGCACGTTCTGGTCGGCGCTGATCACGTTCACCTTGTTCCAGGCGGCGTACTACTGCGAGATCATGCGCGGCGGCATACAGGCGATCCCGCGCGGCCAGGTGCTGGCGGCGCAGGCGCTGGGCCTGAGCTACTGGCAGACGATGGGGCGCATCGTGCTGCCGCAAGCCTTCCGCAACATGCTGCCGGTGCTGCTGACGCAAACCATCGTGCTGTTCCAGGACGTGTCGCTGGTGTACGTGCTGTCGGTGCCGGACTTCGTCGGCGCGGCCAGTAAGGTGGCGCAGCGCGACGGTCGGCTGGTGGAGATGTATACCTTTGTGGCGCTGGTCTACTTCGTTCTGTGCTGCCTGCTGTCGTGGCTAGCGCGGCAGCTACACAAGCGCGTGGCGATCGTGCGCTGA
- a CDS encoding LysR family transcriptional regulator: MTLLASMELFVAVANAKGFRRAAEMLDMPNSTLSRRISDLEKEIGVRLFHRSTRKVELTEAGQAYFRRCQGIVAEARIAHESLMELAERPSGLLRVSLPVDLAVTYLAPSIKRFGDLYPQIDFEMDLTPRRIDLVTDGFDCAIRMGAPPPTPSTLISRQIGLLPRYLFAAPEYLRDAPALKHPDDLAHHECVIQAASGRHSRWSLMSGKQTATVDVSGRYCANNVSMCRTLATLGVGIAISAGPEMRDDALRGTLQRVLPEWDVSPAPVHAIIESRLIPSRVRLFIDYMQAALKDYSAHDRHALV; this comes from the coding sequence ATGACACTGCTGGCGAGTATGGAATTGTTTGTGGCGGTGGCCAACGCCAAGGGCTTCCGCCGTGCGGCCGAGATGCTGGACATGCCAAATTCGACGCTCTCGCGCCGCATCTCCGATCTGGAAAAGGAAATCGGCGTGCGCCTGTTCCACCGCTCCACCCGTAAAGTGGAGCTGACGGAAGCCGGCCAGGCCTACTTCCGCCGCTGCCAGGGCATCGTCGCCGAGGCGCGCATCGCACATGAATCGCTGATGGAACTGGCCGAGCGTCCCAGCGGACTGCTTCGGGTGTCGTTGCCGGTCGACCTGGCGGTCACCTACCTGGCGCCGTCGATCAAGCGCTTCGGCGACCTGTATCCGCAAATCGATTTCGAAATGGATTTGACCCCGCGCCGCATCGACCTGGTGACGGATGGTTTCGATTGTGCGATTCGCATGGGCGCGCCGCCACCGACACCGTCCACATTAATCTCAAGGCAGATCGGCCTCCTGCCGCGCTATCTGTTCGCGGCGCCGGAGTACCTGCGCGACGCCCCGGCGCTGAAGCACCCGGACGACCTCGCGCACCACGAGTGCGTGATCCAGGCGGCGTCGGGAAGGCACTCGCGATGGTCGCTCATGTCGGGAAAACAAACCGCCACGGTCGACGTCTCCGGCCGCTACTGCGCCAACAACGTCAGCATGTGCCGTACCCTGGCGACGCTCGGCGTGGGCATCGCCATCTCGGCGGGACCGGAGATGCGCGACGACGCCCTGCGCGGCACGCTGCAGCGCGTGCTGCCCGAGTGGGATGTCTCGCCGGCGCCGGTCCACGCGATCATCGAATCGCGCCTGATTCCGTCGCGCGTGCGGCTGTTCATCGACTACATGCAGGCAGCGCTGAAGGATTACTCAGCGCACGATCGCCACGCGCTTGTGTAG
- a CDS encoding DUF3025 domain-containing protein, translating into MQQSIDWSRPWYESVRDAAGKLTVDVHFRDAFSAQAAALGLRNHLGLPLSFVPQEALPDGTAYEAFIGATGGVPTRDNLHDFFNGLVWLSFPLIKVRLNALQAAQIAQDGVGKSRGPARDGATIFDENAALLVVRDCDNGHRLTEALRDHRWHDAFVGRRASFGPDAQVWLFGHALMEKLVAPRKAITAHTRVVVAGDDFFAMEHEARRAWLDRQVARDLEENGLSTADFTPMQALGVPGWWPDQDDAFYADATVFRPKRPVAVK; encoded by the coding sequence GTGCAGCAATCGATCGACTGGTCGCGCCCCTGGTATGAATCGGTACGGGACGCGGCCGGAAAGCTGACAGTAGACGTCCATTTCAGGGACGCCTTCAGCGCGCAGGCCGCCGCACTGGGCCTGCGCAATCATCTCGGCTTGCCGCTGTCGTTCGTGCCGCAGGAGGCGCTGCCCGACGGCACCGCGTATGAAGCCTTCATCGGCGCCACCGGCGGCGTGCCCACGCGCGACAATCTCCACGACTTCTTCAACGGCCTGGTATGGCTTAGCTTCCCGCTGATCAAAGTGCGGCTGAACGCCCTGCAGGCGGCGCAGATCGCGCAGGACGGCGTGGGCAAATCGCGGGGGCCGGCGCGCGACGGCGCCACCATCTTCGACGAGAATGCGGCGCTGCTGGTGGTGCGCGATTGCGACAACGGCCATCGCCTGACCGAGGCGCTGCGCGACCATCGCTGGCACGACGCTTTCGTCGGCCGGCGCGCCAGCTTCGGTCCCGACGCGCAGGTCTGGCTGTTCGGCCACGCGCTGATGGAGAAGTTGGTTGCACCTCGCAAGGCAATCACCGCGCACACGCGCGTGGTGGTGGCGGGCGACGATTTCTTCGCGATGGAGCACGAGGCGCGGCGCGCATGGCTGGACCGGCAAGTGGCGCGGGACCTGGAGGAAAATGGTCTCAGCACGGCCGACTTCACGCCGATGCAGGCGCTTGGCGTGCCCGGATGGTGGCCGGACCAGGACGACGCCTTCTACGCCGACGCAACGGTGTTCCGCCCCAAACGGCCAGTCGCAGTAAAATAG
- the pyrC gene encoding dihydroorotase translates to MSDFENTPDSITIARPDDWHLHLRDGATLASVLPHSARQFARAIVMPNLKPPVTTTAAAEAYRSRIMAALPSGMKFEPLMTLYLTNNTPPDEILRAQESGIVHAVKLYPAGATTNSDAGVTDLSNCYKTLEMMQEVGMPFLVHGEVTDQDIDLFDREAVFIERVMRPLRRDFPALNIVFEHITTKHAAQYVAEAEGPIAATITAHHLLYNRNDIFKGGIRPHYYCLPVLKREEHRLALVTAATSGDERFFLGTDSAPHAQGAKEAACGCAGCYTALHAMELYAEAFERAGALDKLEAFASFNGPAFYNLPRNTDTITLKREQWTLPETLPMADQQVVPLNAGETINWKMV, encoded by the coding sequence ATGTCCGACTTCGAAAACACCCCCGACAGCATCACCATCGCCCGTCCAGACGACTGGCACCTGCACCTGCGCGACGGCGCCACCCTGGCCAGCGTGCTGCCGCACAGCGCGCGCCAGTTCGCCCGCGCCATCGTGATGCCCAACCTGAAGCCGCCGGTGACCACCACCGCCGCCGCCGAAGCCTATCGCAGCCGCATCATGGCAGCGCTGCCGAGCGGGATGAAGTTCGAGCCGCTGATGACGCTCTACCTGACCAACAACACGCCGCCCGACGAGATCCTGCGCGCGCAGGAGAGCGGCATCGTGCACGCCGTCAAACTGTACCCTGCCGGCGCCACCACCAATTCCGACGCCGGCGTGACCGACCTGTCGAACTGCTACAAGACGCTGGAGATGATGCAGGAAGTCGGCATGCCGTTCCTGGTCCACGGCGAAGTCACCGACCAGGATATCGATCTGTTCGACCGCGAGGCCGTCTTCATCGAACGCGTCATGCGCCCGCTGCGCCGCGACTTCCCGGCGCTGAACATCGTCTTCGAACATATCACCACCAAGCACGCCGCTCAGTACGTGGCCGAAGCCGAAGGCCCGATCGCCGCGACCATCACCGCGCATCACCTGCTGTACAACCGCAACGATATCTTCAAGGGCGGCATCCGTCCCCACTACTACTGCCTGCCGGTCCTCAAGCGCGAAGAACACCGCCTCGCGCTGGTCACCGCCGCCACCAGCGGCGACGAGCGCTTCTTCCTCGGCACCGATTCGGCGCCACACGCGCAGGGCGCCAAGGAAGCGGCCTGCGGCTGCGCCGGTTGCTACACCGCGCTGCACGCGATGGAGCTGTATGCCGAGGCGTTCGAGCGCGCTGGCGCGCTGGACAAGCTGGAAGCCTTCGCCAGCTTCAACGGCCCGGCCTTCTACAACCTGCCGCGCAACACCGACACCATCACCCTCAAACGCGAGCAGTGGACCTTGCCGGAAACGCTGCCGATGGCCGACCAGCAGGTAGTGCCGCTCAACGCCGGTGAAACCATCAACTGGAAAATGGTATAA
- a CDS encoding MFS transporter yields MFVASRAPSLKTVLIATGVVLTLAMGVRHGFGFWMQPISQANGWTRETYSLAQALQNLMWGAFGPFAGMAADRFGTMRVVLVGALSYAAGLVWMAVVTDPTMFVIGTGVLIGLGLSCTAFGAVSGIIGRVAPAEKRSWAFGISGAASSFGQFLMMPVEQQLISAVGWQNAFYVLAALVLLLMIPMTFYLREPAADHGDGPQQSIREAMSEAIRNRSFLFLVAGYFVCGFQVVFIGVHLPAYLKDKGIGDPSVAVMALALIGLFNIAGSYYAGKLGGRLPKRYLLSSIYFTRSVVISLFLLAPLTPFSVYVFAAAMGLIWLSTVPLTNGIIAGIFGVKHMSMLAGVVFFSHQVGSFLGVWMGGFLFAKQGSYDIVWGISIALGVMAGLINLPINERPVVRSVLKAA; encoded by the coding sequence ATGTTCGTCGCCAGCCGCGCACCCTCGCTCAAAACCGTTTTGATCGCCACCGGCGTCGTCCTGACCTTGGCAATGGGCGTGCGCCACGGCTTCGGCTTCTGGATGCAGCCGATTTCCCAGGCCAACGGCTGGACGCGCGAGACCTATTCGCTGGCGCAGGCGTTGCAGAATTTGATGTGGGGCGCCTTCGGCCCGTTTGCCGGCATGGCGGCGGACCGTTTCGGCACCATGCGCGTGGTGCTGGTGGGCGCGCTTAGCTACGCGGCGGGCTTGGTATGGATGGCGGTGGTAACCGATCCGACGATGTTCGTCATCGGCACCGGGGTGCTGATCGGCCTTGGGCTGTCCTGCACCGCGTTCGGCGCCGTCAGCGGCATCATCGGCCGCGTCGCGCCGGCCGAGAAGCGCTCGTGGGCCTTCGGTATTTCAGGCGCTGCCAGTTCGTTCGGCCAGTTCCTGATGATGCCGGTCGAGCAGCAGCTGATCTCCGCGGTCGGCTGGCAAAACGCCTTCTATGTGCTGGCCGCGCTGGTGCTCCTGCTGATGATACCGATGACCTTCTATCTGCGCGAGCCGGCCGCCGACCATGGCGACGGTCCTCAGCAAAGCATCCGCGAGGCGATGAGCGAGGCGATTCGCAACCGCTCCTTCCTGTTCCTGGTGGCGGGGTATTTTGTCTGCGGCTTCCAGGTGGTGTTCATCGGCGTGCACTTGCCGGCCTATTTGAAGGACAAGGGCATCGGCGATCCGAGCGTGGCGGTGATGGCGCTGGCGCTGATTGGCTTGTTCAATATCGCTGGCTCCTATTACGCGGGCAAACTGGGTGGACGGCTGCCGAAGCGGTACTTGCTGTCGTCGATTTACTTCACGCGGTCGGTCGTGATTTCGCTGTTCCTGCTGGCGCCTTTGACGCCGTTTTCGGTGTACGTGTTCGCGGCGGCGATGGGATTGATCTGGCTGTCGACGGTGCCGCTGACGAACGGGATCATCGCGGGGATTTTCGGCGTTAAGCACATGTCGATGCTGGCCGGTGTGGTGTTCTTCTCGCATCAGGTGGGCAGCTTCCTGGGCGTGTGGATGGGCGGGTTCCTGTTCGCCAAGCAGGGTAGCTACGACATCGTCTGGGGCATCTCGATCGCGCTGGGCGTGATGGCGGGGTTGATTAACCTGCCGATCAACGAGCGGCCGGTGGTGCGCAGCGTGTTGAAGGCGGCGTAG